A stretch of Vigna angularis cultivar LongXiaoDou No.4 chromosome 4, ASM1680809v1, whole genome shotgun sequence DNA encodes these proteins:
- the LOC108332204 gene encoding uncharacterized protein LOC108332204, with amino-acid sequence MAEDSEGMKKGENIESQIETAMRSRVSHFKEQSDSLTFEGVRRLLEKDLGLEEYALDVHKRFIKQCLLKSLEGIVDDDAPRISEKAGENGAGTQESEEPKEKSELKDEKDVCLEDEEKMEDSPVLGLLKEQKRAKLETKDDKGNGNKVVPSEALIMKAVRKRSSYIKANAESITMGGLRRQLEEDLKLDKFTLDPFKKFISQQLDEVLASSVVSEPAKNAKKIEKKKPDTKVTKKVSGEENSDSSDKETDEDGSQEDEVKPRKKVVPKGKVKTPVQSKKRKGEETDLSSKKRIKPAKAASEEISDAEDNGKNSEDDQSHSSSEKASKKKEVSAPVYGKRVEHLKSVIKACGMGVPPSIYKKIKQVPENKREEQLIKELEEILSREGLSSNPSEKEIKEVKRKKARAKELEGIDVSNIVSSSRRRSTSSYIAPPPPKPKVPVETSGNGAEDGDNDEDNDNEEDEENEEEDSGSDEAEDDGSQSEEFNDDEEDSD; translated from the exons ATGGCCGAAGACAGTGAGGGGATGAAGAAAGGGGAGAATATAGAGTCTCAGATTGAAACCGCTATGCGCTCTCGCGTCTCTCACTTCAAGGAACAATCCGA CTCTCTGACGTTCGAGGGTGTTCGTCGATTGCTTGAGAAAGACTTGGGATTGGAGGAGTATGCTCTGGATGTGCACAAGAGATTTATTAAGCAATGTTTGCTCAAG TCCTTAGAAGGGATCGTTGATGATGATGCCCCAAGGATATCGGAGAAGGCAGGGGAAAATGGTGCAGGTACACAAGAGTCAGAAGAACCAAAAGAAAAGAGTGAATTAAAAGATGAGAAGGATGTTTGCCTTGAAGATGAGGAGAAAATGGAAGACTCTCCTGTGTTAGGTCTTCTTAAAGAACAAAAAAGGGCTAAACTTGAAACCAAGGATGATAAAGGCAATGGAAACAAAGTAGTTCCAAGTGAAGCCCTTATTATGAAAGCTGTTAGAAAAAGATCTTCGTACATCAAGGCTAATGCAGA GTCAATCACTATGGGTGGTCTTCGTCGACAATTGGAGGAAGATCTGAAACTTGATAAATTTACTCTTGATCCCTTTAAGAAGTTTATAAGTCAACAGCTTGATGAG GTATTAGCGTCTTCTGTAGTTTCAGAACCCGCTAAGAATgctaagaaaattgaaaaaaaaaaacctgatACCAAAGTAACTAAAAAGGTCAGCGGTGAAGAAAACTCTGATTCTTCAGATAAGGAGACTGATGAGGACGGGAGTCAGGAAGATGAAGTTAAACCTAGGAAAAAGGTTGTTCCTAAAGGAAAGGTTAAGACTCCTGTCCAATCCAAAAAACGCAAAGGAGAGGAGACTGATCTGTCCAGTAAGAAAAGGATCAAGCCTGCTAAAGCAGCCTCAGAAGAGATCAGTGATGCAGAGGATAATGGGAAAAACTCTGAAGATGATCAGTCCCATTCATCATCCGAGAAAGCTTCCAAG AAAAAAGAGGTTTCAGCCCCTGTCTATGGCAAACGTGTGGAGCACTTAAAGTCTGTTATTAAAGCATGTGGAATGGG TGTTCCTCCCTCAATTTACAAAAAGATCAAGCAAGTGCCTGAAAACAAACGGGAAGAACAACTAATCAAGGAGTTGGAGGAAATATTGTCTAGAGAAGGTTTATCTTCTAATCCATCTGAAAAGG AAATCAAGGAAGTAAAAAGGAAGAAGGCAAGAGCCAAAGAACTTGAGGGTATTGATGTAAGTAATATTGTTTCAAGTTCTCGTAGAAGGTCAACAAGTAGTTATATAGCTCCTCCACCTCCAAAGCCCAAGGTTCCAGTTGAAACTAGTGGCAACGGGGCTGAAGACGGTGATAATGACGAGGACAATGAcaatgaagaggatgaagaaaaCGAGGAAGAGGATAGTGGCAGCGATGAAGCTGAGGATGATGGAAGTCAGAGTGAAGAATTTAATGATG ACGAAGAAGACAGTGATTGA